The genomic DNA GGATGTGGGAGTTCGTGTTCATCACGAACGCGTTGAAGTGCAGCGGGGTGGTCATGATGCGATCTGCTCCTGGGTTCGGTTCGGTACGGCGGGTGCGTCCGGCTCGAAGGCCGGGATGGATGCGATGAGGCGGAGCGGCCGGGGTGTCAGGCCCCTCTCGGGCTCTCGCCTGTGCTCCACGAGTAGATGAGACCATCGCCTGTGAGGAGCTCCCGGCCGAGCGCGCGAGCTTGATAGATCGCCGGATTGTGCGATGAAACAGTGCGAGCGTTCCGCCAGTGCCTGTCGAGTCGCCGTGATTCGCTCGTGGCTGAAGCCCCGCCTACTTCGAACAGCAACGTCGTCGCCTGGAGGATGAGATCGGTGACGATGAGTTGCGCCTGGACAGTCTCGCGCTCCGCTCGACGGAGCAACGGTTCGATGTGTGACTCGCCGCCCCCAATCGCATCGTGCGCATCTTCGACCGCGGCTGCCGCCGCGAGGGTGGCCGATTGGGCCGCTTGCACGAGTGCCGAGATGCGACCGACGACCTGCTGAACGAGCGGGTCATCGACAGCGGCGGTGGCGAGGCCCTGGCTGTAGACGCGGGTCCGGCTCCTGACAAAGTCGATGGCGTCGCGAAGCGCGGCTCGCCCCACCCCGACGAGACTCGCAAGGAGCACGAGTTGCAGGAAGCCGGTGATATGCGTCGGGCCGTCCTGTTGCGGAGCGACTTCGCTCGGATCGACGACGACGCTCTCGAAACGCGTCGTCCCGCTGCCCGTCAACCGCTGTCCGAAGCCATCCCAGTCGTCGTTCCGGGTGACGCCCTCGGCCGTTGCGTCGACGACGACACTCACGTGGTCGCCGAGCTCGTCGACTGCGGCGACCCAGATCCTGTCGGCGAAAATCGATCCGGTGCTGTAGTGCTTCACGCCGTCGAGCAGCAACTCGTCACCGTGCCAGCGAAGTCGGGTGACGTAGTCGCCCACACCCGCCGTGCTCCGCTCGTGGCTCGCGTTGCCGAACACGGCGCCCTCGGCTACGAGCCGGAGGCGTCGGTCCCGCTCGGGCGACGGCGGCTGCACGAGCCACCCTTCGACCGCCGTGAAGTGCGCCCGCAGCAACTGCGGAATATTCGAATCCGCCTCGCCGAGTTCGATGAGCAGGCGGAAGAGCTCGGTCACGGACGCTCCGAGGCCGCCGAGCGACTGCGGAACAGTCACGGCGGTGAATCCTGCATCGCGCAGCCAGCCGACCTCGCGGTGGGGCAACCGCCGCTCGACTTCGCGCTGCACGGCGTCCTCGGCGATCCGATCGAACACGGGTTGGAATCGCGACACGTCGGAAGCCGACGCCCGGATACTGCTCATCTCACTCACACGGCTCATCTGCCGACCTCGGCTTTCTGGAACGCTTTCGCGTCGATGAACGCGCCGCGGGCGGCGCTGGCTGATCCCCGGGAAGCCACGGTCCATGCGTGAAGAGCCGATCGCGAGATGTTTCCTCCAGGGCCGCCCTTCGTCCACTCCGGTCTCATCGGATCGCTCCTTCCAGCTCGCGGTTCCCGGTCGTGCTCCCATTCGGGTCGCCGCCGTCGTCCTGGCCGCCGGTCCCGGTCGGAAGGCTGAGCACCGAATCGAGCAGAGTCCGCGTGTAGTCGTGCTGCGCGTGCTCGAAGATGTCGTCGACGGACCCGGACTCCACGACGCGGCCGTCCTTCAACACGAGGACGTCGTCCGCGACGTGTCGCACGACGCCGAGGTCGTGGCTGATGAAGAGGTAGCTGAGCCCGAGTTCGCGCTGCAAGTCCGCAAACAGATCGAGGACCTGCGCCTGGATCGAGACGTCGAGCGCAGACACTGGCTCGTCGAGGACGAGCACCTTCGGTTCGACCGC from Agromyces larvae includes the following:
- a CDS encoding acyl-CoA dehydrogenase family protein translates to MFDRIAEDAVQREVERRLPHREVGWLRDAGFTAVTVPQSLGGLGASVTELFRLLIELGEADSNIPQLLRAHFTAVEGWLVQPPSPERDRRLRLVAEGAVFGNASHERSTAGVGDYVTRLRWHGDELLLDGVKHYSTGSIFADRIWVAAVDELGDHVSVVVDATAEGVTRNDDWDGFGQRLTGSGTTRFESVVVDPSEVAPQQDGPTHITGFLQLVLLASLVGVGRAALRDAIDFVRSRTRVYSQGLATAAVDDPLVQQVVGRISALVQAAQSATLAAAAAVEDAHDAIGGGESHIEPLLRRAERETVQAQLIVTDLILQATTLLFEVGGASATSESRRLDRHWRNARTVSSHNPAIYQARALGRELLTGDGLIYSWSTGESPRGA